A window from Microcoleus sp. FACHB-831 encodes these proteins:
- a CDS encoding rhomboid family intramembrane serine protease, with protein MSREDKAAIARELKTQAIILGGFVAIFWILEIADLAFFRGRLNLYGIAPRTTIGLRGILFAPFLHANLPHVVANTVPFLVLGWLIMLREISDFFIVTAASMLVGGLGVWLFGAPNSIHIGASGVIFGYLGFLLLRGFFERSAIAVILSLIVCFFYGGVLWGVLPSRVGISWEGHLFGLIGGVIAARILAKSKQRSPG; from the coding sequence AGCAGGGAAGACAAAGCAGCGATCGCTCGCGAACTTAAAACCCAAGCCATTATCTTAGGTGGATTCGTCGCTATCTTTTGGATACTGGAAATCGCTGATTTAGCGTTTTTTAGAGGCAGGCTTAACTTGTACGGTATAGCACCGCGCACCACTATCGGGCTGCGGGGCATTCTGTTCGCACCTTTTCTACACGCAAATTTGCCTCACGTAGTCGCTAACACCGTACCATTCTTGGTGCTTGGCTGGCTGATTATGCTCAGAGAGATTAGCGACTTTTTCATCGTAACCGCCGCATCCATGTTGGTCGGCGGACTTGGCGTGTGGCTGTTTGGCGCACCCAATAGCATCCACATTGGCGCGAGTGGGGTTATATTTGGCTATCTAGGATTTTTGTTGCTACGCGGCTTTTTTGAACGCAGCGCGATCGCCGTTATCTTATCCTTAATAGTTTGTTTCTTCTACGGCGGCGTTCTCTGGGGAGTTTTGCCTTCACGAGTTGGCATATCTTGGGAGGGGCACTTGTTTGGATTAATCGGCGGAGTAATAGCCGCACGAATCTTGGCTAAATCAAAGCAGCGATCGCCCGGTTAG
- a CDS encoding TIGR02450 family Trp-rich protein has protein sequence MQKKQKFPYLVGSKWTAQQKMWGWRHFQVVNRKNQGSFVFAEMVSACDPNVRFWTNAKLLKDRSQWQAGWQSLQEREDQESEILVAFDVGGNTLSSMLDEEALF, from the coding sequence ATGCAGAAGAAGCAGAAATTTCCCTACCTGGTCGGTTCCAAATGGACGGCTCAGCAAAAAATGTGGGGATGGCGACATTTTCAAGTCGTCAATCGTAAAAACCAAGGTAGTTTTGTCTTTGCCGAAATGGTCTCCGCGTGCGATCCCAACGTCCGTTTTTGGACTAATGCCAAACTGCTAAAAGACCGCTCTCAATGGCAAGCTGGCTGGCAATCTTTACAAGAGAGAGAAGACCAAGAAAGTGAAATTTTAGTAGCCTTTGATGTTGGTGGCAATACTTTAAGCTCAATGCTTGATGAGGAAGCATTATTTTGA